Within Metabacillus sp. KUDC1714, the genomic segment AATGATCGCTCCAAACAGGCCACAAGCTAAAATAAGTATATCTGCAAGCGCTAATGAAACAATTTTATTGCCCAAAGCAGCAAAGGATTCACTAGGACTTTGAAAATATTCGATAAACCTAACATTATCTATAATAAAAATACAAACAATAGGATACACAATTGCCATGATCCAAGACATTCGTAAAAGCATATTTAATAAAAATCCAATTCCAAAAAATAAAACTAAAAATAAAAGCATTGAAATTAATAAAACCGGTAAGCTTAACATGCCTATCACCTCCATTACACCTATTTTAGTGTACTGAACTAACGATAGACAGTCAATGCCAACTCAGTGAACGTTTTATGACTTCTTCCCAGTTCCCTCACAGCTATTACAAGTTTCAGATCCACCTAATAGTAACTGAAAATAGCCTTTTCCAGTGCAATAAGGACATTCTTTTGTTTCAACTTCAGTTGTTGTATTCATAAATGTCTCTCCTTTAGTTAATGGTCCTATTAATATATCAATTATTCTGACAATTTAAAAGGGAGATAATCTTACGTTGTTATTCATGTAAGCGAATACATTTAGGTTTTTCTTTAATTAGCTAGTTTTTTCATATAATTAAGAAAATTATAAAAATAGGGTATAAGCACGGTAACCAAAATGATCGCCAGGATTATAGTGATCATATTTTTTCAGCTCTGTTTCAAAGGATGCTTTAGCAAAACTCTTAAGCAACAAAGAGGAAGCTGGATCATGAAGGAGTATTTGAGGATCGATAAATGCTACATCCTCGAGCTCATCTGTTTGAACAGTAATAGCATTTGTTGTGGCTCTAAGGGTAAAAATGATCATGTTATCACTAATCACATCTTTAATTACTCCAGAACGAATGCCAATAACTCCTTCAACTTTACTCATTATTCCTGTTTCTTCTTGAATTTCTCTAAGAACCGCCTCATCTATTGTTTCTCCTTGTTCAACAAAGCCTGCTGGTAAGGACCAATTTCCTTTTAGCCCACCGTATTTTTTCTTAACAACAAGCCATTCATTTTGTTCATTCCGAACAATACCGGATACAGCTAACCACACGTTTCCCCGCTTTGACTGTGTCATGTCATTGTTTTCCCCCTTTAGTTACCATGTAAAAAAAGACAAAAGCACTTAGCTCTTGTCCCTTTTTCATCATAAAACCGTTTTATAATCGTTTAAGAAATTATAAAATTCTTGAACTGTGAATAAGCGCACGACATCCAGCTCCAGCGCCTAGCCCCTCTAGGGTCTAGCTAATTTAGAATTGAAGGCAAAGAACGCCTTCTATTCTAAATCATCTTATTGCCCGAGGCTGATCAAGGCGCTTGCGCTTTTGTTCTTATAATAAGTTAAATTTACCTTTTTTCAATACTAATGTAGGTCCACCAACCATTAATAATGCACGGTTATCAATTACTTTTTTCATGAATGATGCTTTCGTTCCTACTAATTTTTTACCGAATACTACTCCAACTGCATCATTTTCGCCTAAAGATGCAACAGAACCTTTAATATCTGGTGTGAATGTACCCATTTCCCCACGCTCGCGAATTGCAACTGCTAAGTTTTTAGCACAAACTTCTCCTTGTTGCATCGCAATTTGTGCTGTTGGTGGGTAAGGGCGATTAATTTCTTCGTTTATAATTAAAGCGCAATCTCCAATGATGAATACCTCATCATGTCCTGGAGCACGTAAGTAACCATCAACTTTTACACGTCCACGCATGTTTTCGAATCCAGCTTCTTCAACAACACTGTTTCCGCGAACACCAGCTGCCCATACGACAGTTTCAGCTTTAATTGTTTCCATTTGATCATCTTTCGCAACAATGATACCGTCTTCGATACATTCTTTAATCGCTGTACCGATTCTAAATTCTACACCTTTTTTCTGTAAATGGTTCACTGCATAATCAACTAACTCAGGATCAAAGCCTGGTAATGCTGTTGGTGCAGCTTCAACACAGATAATGCGTACTTTTTTGAAATCAATATCATACTCTTTACAAAGCTCAGGTACTCTGTTACCTAATTCACCTAAGAATTCGATACCTGTGAATCCAGCTCCACCTACTACAATTGTTAAGCGCTCGTCTTTTTTCTCTGCTTCCATATTATAAGTAGCAAATTGATATTCAATATGCTCACGTAATTGACGTGCAGAATCTATGCTTGTGATACCAAAAGCAAATTCCTTCAAGCCTTTGATACCAAACGTTTCAGGGTGTGCACCTAAGGAAATAACTAAATAGTCATATTCAACTTCGCCATTTTCTAAAACGACTTTCTTAGCTTCTTTATCAATTGAAACAACTGTGTCTTTCACGAATTTCACACGGTTGTTGTCAATGATATCTTTGATTTGATAACGAGCACGATCATGATGTAAAGTACCTGCTGATGCTTCATGTAACCATGTTGTTTCATAGTGATAATCATTTTTATTCACTAATGTAATTTCTGCTTCGTCTACACCTATTTGCTTTTGTAAACGAGTTACTGTAATTAATCCACCATACCCTGCACCTAATACGACAACTCTTGGCTTTCTCACCGAAAACATCCACCTTTTCTTTAAAATTGTTGTAAAAATCGAATTATGTCTATTACTATAATCCACTGAAATACAACATTTTATTTTGATATGAAAGATAAAACTTTGTGAAATCATTCACTTACCTTCGCATAAAGAAGGTATATTTCCTTGATAATACATAAAAAAATATATAATTACACCTATATTCCATATTATCTATTTAAAATTATTTTTTCAAGTAATTTTTTCTTACAAAAGAGTATTAATTTATCTGAAAATATTTTATAATCTTATATTTTTATGGAAAATACTATTTAATGCCCTTAAATATAACAACATTCACCACAACTAAAACCAAACTTTGTCATATGATATTTAGAACAAGCAAGTAAAAGTAAATGAAATAGTCAATTCACTTATGGTAAGATTTCTACATAGGTTTTGTATACTCTAAACAGAGGAGGATGACATGTGAAAGAAGATACTAAGGTTTATGATATTACCATCATCGGTGGAGGACCTGTAGGTTTATTTACTGCTTTTTACGGCGGAATGAGACAAGCAAGCGTCAAGATCATTGAAAGTCTTCCCCAACTGGGTGGTCAGCTTTCCGCATTATATCCTGAAAAATACATATATGATGTCGCAGGCTTTCCTAAAGTGAGAGCCCAGGAGCTCGTTGATAATCTCAAAGAACAAATGGGACTATTTTCACCAACTGTTGCTCTAGAGCAAGCTGTTGAACATGTAGAGAAACAGGCTGACGGTGTATTTAAGCTAACAACAAACAACGAAATCCATTATACGAAGACAATTATCATAACTGCAGGTAATGGAGCATTCCAACCTCGAAAACTAGAGCTCGATACAGCTGTAAACTATGAAAACAAAAATTTACATTACTTTGTAGATGATTTAAATAAATTTGCCGGTAAACGTGTTGCACTTTGTGGTGGAGGCGACTCCGCAGTTGATTGGGCCCTTATGCTTGAACCTATCGCAGAAAGTGTTAGCCTTATTCACAGACGAGATAAATTCAGAGCACATGAACATAGTGTAGAGTTATTAAAGAATTCAAAGGTAAATATTCTAACTCCATATGTTCCGACTGAGATTATTGGTGAGGACAACATAGAACAGATCGTGTTAGAGGAAGTAAAGGGAGATCGTAAAGTAGTGGTTGATATTGATGATTTAATTATTAACTATGGCTTTGTTTCTTCACTTGGACCTATAAAAAATTGGGGCTTAGAAATAGAGAAAAACTCTATTATAGTTAATTCTAAAATGGAAACAAATATTGAAGGGATTTATGCAGCTGGTGACATCTGTACATATGATGGGAAGGTTAAGCTTATTGCAAGCGGATTTGGTGAAGCTCCAACTGCTGTTAATAATGCAAAAGCATTTATGGATCCAAAAGCACGTGTCCAGCCTTTACATAGTACAAGTTTGTTTAACTAATTGTATTCTTTTTATAAAACAAAACGACTGAAATGGATCAGTCGTTTTGTTTATTATCGGACTTGTTTATTCTTGTAATACTTCAATTGAGGAGATATGAGTAGGGTTAATCGTAATTTTCTTTTCATGATCAAGATAGATGAAACCGTTATGCAGTACCCTTCCATTTGGTTGTTCATTGTAAAGAGTGTTTTTAAAGTCATTTACTGAATAACTATCTTCTACTACCACGTACTCTTTGCCACTATTCATGATAACTTTAATTTTCATTTCTTCTCACTCTCCTAATCATTATCTTAATCTTTATTCGATAGGAGAAATGAAAACTCCTACCTTCATAAAAAAAAACAGACCATCTATAACTATGAATAGAAAAATTCATAGTTATAGATGGTCTGGTTCCATTACTTATCTAGGGATTAGTGGCATCCATTTTCAGTAAGTCTTTTAACACTCTTCAGGAGTACCTGTATTTGCCGCAGTTCTAAACGATGACCCACAACCACAATTAGCGATTGCATTAGGATTATCGATTGTGAAGCCCCCGCCCATCATTGATTGCTTGTAATCAATTTTAGTTCCATTTAATATAGGTGCATCTTCTTTTTTTACCAGAACCGTTAATCCATGTTGCTCTAAAACCTGATCCTCTTCAGTGATTTCGTGTTCAAATCCCATTCCATAGGATAGACCACTACAGCCTCCACCTTTTACTCCTACACGAAGATAAGCATTTTCTTCTTCATGGTCTTTCATCATATCTTTTATTTGATAAGCAGCAGCTTCTGTAATTATAACTACATCATTCATCCGTTTACCTCCTTATTCAGTATGAAATGATTATATATTTAGTATACAACTTAGTCTTCACTCACTCAAATAATAGGTTCCTTCACATATAACCTCTGCTGGCCCAGTCATTAAAACAGTTCCTGCCTTCGTCCATTTTATTTGTAAATCTCCTCCAGCTAGATGGACGGTAGTTTCTTCCCCATGATTTGTATAGTTGTTTAGAACAGATGAAACAACTGCAGCACAAGCACCTGTACCACAAGCTTGTGTTACGCCTGAACCT encodes:
- a CDS encoding YuiA family protein, coding for MNTTTEVETKECPYCTGKGYFQLLLGGSETCNSCEGTGKKS
- a CDS encoding YuiB family protein — encoded protein: MLSLPVLLISMLLFLVLFFGIGFLLNMLLRMSWIMAIVYPIVCIFIIDNVRFIEYFQSPSESFAALGNKIVSLALADILILACGLFGAIISGVVIKMLRKRGYQMF
- a CDS encoding NAD(P)/FAD-dependent oxidoreductase, coding for MFSVRKPRVVVLGAGYGGLITVTRLQKQIGVDEAEITLVNKNDYHYETTWLHEASAGTLHHDRARYQIKDIIDNNRVKFVKDTVVSIDKEAKKVVLENGEVEYDYLVISLGAHPETFGIKGLKEFAFGITSIDSARQLREHIEYQFATYNMEAEKKDERLTIVVGGAGFTGIEFLGELGNRVPELCKEYDIDFKKVRIICVEAAPTALPGFDPELVDYAVNHLQKKGVEFRIGTAIKECIEDGIIVAKDDQMETIKAETVVWAAGVRGNSVVEEAGFENMRGRVKVDGYLRAPGHDEVFIIGDCALIINEEINRPYPPTAQIAMQQGEVCAKNLAVAIRERGEMGTFTPDIKGSVASLGENDAVGVVFGKKLVGTKASFMKKVIDNRALLMVGGPTLVLKKGKFNLL
- a CDS encoding HesB/IscA family protein, which encodes MNDVVIITEAAAYQIKDMMKDHEEENAYLRVGVKGGGCSGLSYGMGFEHEITEEDQVLEQHGLTVLVKKEDAPILNGTKIDYKQSMMGGGFTIDNPNAIANCGCGSSFRTAANTGTPEEC
- the yumC gene encoding ferredoxin--NADP reductase 2, which gives rise to MKEDTKVYDITIIGGGPVGLFTAFYGGMRQASVKIIESLPQLGGQLSALYPEKYIYDVAGFPKVRAQELVDNLKEQMGLFSPTVALEQAVEHVEKQADGVFKLTTNNEIHYTKTIIITAGNGAFQPRKLELDTAVNYENKNLHYFVDDLNKFAGKRVALCGGGDSAVDWALMLEPIAESVSLIHRRDKFRAHEHSVELLKNSKVNILTPYVPTEIIGEDNIEQIVLEEVKGDRKVVVDIDDLIINYGFVSSLGPIKNWGLEIEKNSIIVNSKMETNIEGIYAAGDICTYDGKVKLIASGFGEAPTAVNNAKAFMDPKARVQPLHSTSLFN
- a CDS encoding NUDIX domain-containing protein; protein product: MTQSKRGNVWLAVSGIVRNEQNEWLVVKKKYGGLKGNWSLPAGFVEQGETIDEAVLREIQEETGIMSKVEGVIGIRSGVIKDVISDNMIIFTLRATTNAITVQTDELEDVAFIDPQILLHDPASSLLLKSFAKASFETELKKYDHYNPGDHFGYRAYTLFL